Below is a window of Tolypothrix bouteillei VB521301 DNA.
AAGGACTGAATTTACAAGCGTATGAACCAAAAAAATCAGGTAGTTCAAAAATTTTGTTTGCTCATGAGAAGAGCGATGCCTTCGGCAAGCTGCGCTAACGCACTTAAATTTAGTGATTGAATTTGTCATTTTTCGCTCACCGACTGCCGAAAATTTCTGGCTAATACTCTTGACAAAATCCTTAAGAGAGTGAATGAAACAGCCCTGCCCTTAAAAAGGGGGGTCATTGGTCATTGGTCACTGTTAAACTCTGTCCGGAACTGACTGACAACTTTATCTAATCCTATGGAGTGTGCTGCTTTAAAAAGAATTCGATCGCCCTCTTGTACAAATGTCTTTAACCTATCGACCAACTCTCCGTGAGTTGAAAAGCATTCACAGGGTACGCCTTCTGCACTTTCAGCTATAGCTTGGGCATCATTTCCATCCACCAAAACTAACAAAGCGTCTAGGTTTAATTTTCGCACTGTTTCTCCTACTTTTTGGTGAATGTGATGCGATCGCTCTCCCAATTCTTTCATTGCACCAAGTACGGCTATCCGTCGATGACCGGGTGTTTCTGCTAGTAAGTTTAATGCTGCTTGCATTGCTTCTGGTGCAGCATTATAGGTTTCGTCTAAAATAACCACATCATTGGATAAAGTAAAACGCTGCGATCGTCCTCCTGGCATTTCGACCATCACACCCAATTCTAAAAACGACCAATCTATATCCAGCACTTGCGCGACTGCTAAAGCTGCTAGAAAGTTGGTTGCATTGTGGCGTCCGGGTAAAGGTAAGGGTAACTGTATCCCACCAACTTCAATGGTTTCACTATCAACGAGTCTGCCTTGGATATCACCACCCGACAAACCGTAGGTTAAAACTTTTCCCTGCCACACTTTCGCTGCTGTTTCAATTAATAACGGACAATCATGGTTGAGAATTGCTACACTATCTTTAGGCATTTCTGCAAGCAACTCACATTTTGCTCGAGCGATCGCTTCCTCTGAACCCAAAAGCTCAATGTGTGCCGTGCCAACGTTAGTAATCACTCCGATAGTGGGATTCGCTATGTGAGTGAGTTCGGCTATTTGTCCTGTTCCGCGCATCGCCATTTCAATGACTGCAAAATCGTGTTCCGGAGCCAATTGCAGCAGAGTTTTTGGCACTCCAAT
It encodes the following:
- a CDS encoding UDP-N-acetylmuramoyl-tripeptide--D-alanyl-D-alanine ligase, whose translation is MSFSITLSQLVKILSARSANLSENELAKSSIGIQTDSRIIKPGEIFVALRGEKFDGHEFIQKAIDKGALAAVVDFEYENAEFPILQVNDTLLAYQKIGRWWREQFQIPVIGVTGSVGKTTTKELIAAVLATKGKALKTYGNYNNEIGVPKTLLQLAPEHDFAVIEMAMRGTGQIAELTHIANPTIGVITNVGTAHIELLGSEEAIARAKCELLAEMPKDSVAILNHDCPLLIETAAKVWQGKVLTYGLSGGDIQGRLVDSETIEVGGIQLPLPLPGRHNATNFLAALAVAQVLDIDWSFLELGVMVEMPGGRSQRFTLSNDVVILDETYNAAPEAMQAALNLLAETPGHRRIAVLGAMKELGERSHHIHQKVGETVRKLNLDALLVLVDGNDAQAIAESAEGVPCECFSTHGELVDRLKTFVQEGDRILFKAAHSIGLDKVVSQFRTEFNSDQ